A genomic window from Plasmodium reichenowi strain SY57 chromosome 6, whole genome shotgun sequence includes:
- a CDS encoding glyoxalase I, putative has protein sequence MKLFVVIIFVLFILLKRYKCLSKKKNRCHYFINRDTYYLKKKKCKRKILKCKVDGIEYKVHDLDKSINFYTNVLNFKVNKKEKDNAQLILGDDGAYIKLIQKGEGNFTIGEHSFLGLGVHLKNFDINKTKLYEGKIDEEIDKRPVTPCILPDEDAQVRRFWTNCFITDPDGYGIEVVLQNESDKLDRIRFFTTSTKDAQKFYSDILGMQLVKIQSHLEEISYPWNIYGGMSYYFSSENNSTILQMAYAYDEEELHMGNSLGNLILCSKNLNLIEKKLNENNIEVIKNDKGEILVKDLDGYNVYLKDK, from the exons ATGAAACTTTTTGTAGtcattatatttgttctatttattttgttaaagagatataaatgtttaagtaagaaaaagaacaggtgtcattattttattaatagggatacttattatttaaaaaaaaaaaaatgcaAAAGGAAAATACTCAAATGTAAAGTTGATGGTATAGAATATAAGGTCCATGATTTAGACAAAtcaattaatttttatacaaatgtattaaattttaaagttaataaaaaggaGAAGGATAATGCTCAGTTGATATTAGGAGATGATGGGgcttatataaaattaattcaAAAGGGGGAGGGAAATTTTACTATAGGAGAA cATTCGTTTCTGGGGCTTGGAGTACACTTAAAAAATTTCGATATTAACAAGACTAAGTTGTATGAAGGAAAGATTGATGAAGAAATAGATAAGAGGCCAGTTACACCGTGTATATTACCAGACGAAGAT GCTCAGGTACGGAGATTTTGGACAAACTGCTTTATAACTGACCCTGATGGTTATGGAATTGAAGTAGTTTTGCAAAATGAGAGCGACAAATTAGATAGg ATTCGTTTTTTTACTACGTCAACAAAAGATGCTCAAAAGTTTTATTCGGACATTTTGGGAATGCAG CTTGTAAAAATACAAAGTCATTTAGAAGAAATTTCGTACCCCTGGAATATATACGGAGGTATGAGTTATTATTTCTCTTCTGAAAATAATTCGACCATACTACAGATGGCTTATGCTTACGATGAAGAAGAg CTGCACATGGGTAATTCTCTTGgaaatttaatattatgttcAAAAAACTTAAATTTAATTGAGAAAAAGTTAAATGAAAACAACATAGAAGTTATCAAAAATGATAAAGGGGAAATCTTGGTAAAAGACCTAGACGGATATAATGTTTACTTAAAAGACAAataa
- a CDS encoding RAP protein, putative yields the protein MKRYKILIKNVNTFKWKSYEVKRISSIILNSKKSKPFNIDYIEKVKKKNGLKDGCNKVFLKNKYNGEKYERDKNITRWCDKLNEYAKNKEYDVYENGLNSCSCIAENSIEISQLINVISKNKIINNNIMLIYIKLIDKCLKIFSNIPMRSVSLILNSMVKLNYYHTNFIDLFFKNINNIIDKSNPIDLSILYHFYVNCSGDYFEYINDNKNDIYLNLFLNKILNDISVLQIQAISCILRCNKKIIKRKNWEHVYFKNDGVLEENYLNVQVNEKNKTMDYNKGYEEKEIEKKRIQEGTYKRGIIYDDEKTYYNRLSIKKEKIEELDNNINFFDCDNIKLIKKVNNILKEHVYFKIASGNIQQLCNILEDLEYFNLIDDDYNFYYDILNMLKNSCNLFELKNIDYINILNIIKTRNMKYNNFLPISNFSFLFDKIKDLDFDFFTCDHLCELIKILCYFKKCYHLNMCMYKLEACLEKKNFDDIYSTSTLIYLLYDFSQINRNDMIIHSLCKKLYISIINRINKSCDVEKVNDFKYVDTGKNIKTNDKKNAMYKTQFNISIKEYILLLKSIDKLLDKRIITPLCIDEKKLNSFFLDITYKINENPSQISFKCKYKNNDYYDYEMCLYLYQILLLGKLKSRNYLLFLSCLYNVLTLSIHFNIKDVVLCLKTLHHCTHFITKDRYLIFENTLNYFSHLILSNDVILLERKNILMNNIKNNFIKINKYNMNYVEENCNDNIDILNNLYKNINKIIDDNNYMYINKNKANHYLNGSIMTKYNNDEINTMYSNFDYTKIACIDCCNILYYLKKLNYVNKDLINIILKNVYINVSSLKKQKYILRMVNGLSIIKNIDKEFKDFNCIIKKIMFHFFFIQQEHNNNNNMSQNIKLEESIKLFYLLSKLDMSKKYKNDLITKYLLVPLENILEKKKTTINNIILLLYGIKSMYPYRYISLISYVLHCIDDYQTRIHNINRDNINRDNINRDNINRDNINRDNMKSDHMNSDNMKSDNMKSDHMNSDNMKSDRMNSDNMNSDNINSDNMNSDNMNSDNMNSDNINSDHTNEDDVLCSVSFLKSYFSSIPYFIDSWIDNTCSKINQVYIRISQKLFQNFYEHIFLENKMKNEDMICMLIDYVNFSLPYIPYIEKYLDVIHYIIDMHKVVINKDEFITFLLNWKIYIYGINNNDYGDNEETQKLVYKIDECLNMLCKNDNSYNYNDFISLNKSLEKGNKKNDAHNNDDENISLNKKSVYDFSFNKKKIIFLDTDEDNEKDIICKEYNYIDINKLYENNFNRKIINNINQNKKLQFCIQKEDNEKNKIFKNIINNNNNKNKNILNEFEIILNKYSYCQNNQNDKIEILKNVKLYSFHIKFMDKKKKIIFEFLDEDAYFKEPDNSSIDLLPSVNLRLTLLKKLNFKIITIPFYEWNKCYGRLEKVKSIYQKLLNVTNPQNTEEEYQNFKSDDIFSSIGRYEITKKK from the coding sequence ATGAAACGATATAAGATATTGATAAAGAACGTAAATACTTTTAAATGGAAGTCATACGAAGTGAAAAGAATTTCATCGATCATATTAAATTCAAAGAAAAGTAAACCATTTAATATTGATTATATAGAAAAggtgaaaaaaaaaaatggcTTAAAAGATGGTTGTAATAAggtatttttaaaaaataaatataatggTGAGAAATATGAAAGAGATAAGAATATAACTAGATGGTGTGATAAGTTAAATGAATATgctaaaaataaagaatatgaTGTTTATGAAAATGGTTTAAATTCTTGTTCATGTATAGCTGAGAATTCTATAGAAATTTCCCAGTTGATTAATGTAATTAGTAAgaacaaaattataaataataatataatgttgatttatataaaattaattgataaatgtttaaaaatatttagtAACATTCCTATGAGAAGTGTAAGTTTAATACTAAATAGTATGgttaaattaaattattatcatactaattttattgatttgttttttaaaaatataaacaatataatagATAAAAGTAATCCAATTGATTTGAGcattttatatcatttttacGTGAACTGTTCAGGTgattattttgaatatataaatgataataaaaatgatatatatttaaatttgtttttaaataaaatacttAATGATATATCTGTTTTACAAATACAAGCAATTTCTTGTATTTTAAgatgtaataaaaaaataataaaaagaaaaaattgggaacatgtatattttaaaaatgatggTGTCTTAGAAGAAAACTACCTGAACGTTCAGgtaaatgaaaaaaataaaacgatggattataataaaggatatgaagaaaaagaaatagaaaagaaaaggatACAAGAAGGTACATATAAAAGAggtattatatatgatgatgaaaaaacatattataataggttatctataaaaaaggaaaagatTGAAGAGTtggataataatataaatttttttgattgtgataatataaaattaataaaaaaagtaaataatatattaaaagaacaTGTCTATTTTAAGATAGCATCTGGTAATATTCAACaattatgtaatattttagaagatttagaatattttaatttaattgatgatgattataatttttattatgacattttaaatatgttaaaGAATTCATGtaatttatttgaattaaagaatattgattatataaatatattaaatataataaaaactcgaaatatgaaatataacaattttCTGCCTATATCgaatttttcatttttatttgataaaataaaagatttggattttgatttttttaCATGTGATCATTTGTGTGagttaataaaaatattatgttattttaaaaaatgttatcatttaaatatgtgtatgtataaattaGAAGCTTGtttagaaaaaaagaattttgatgatatatattcaaCATCAAccttaatatatttattatatgatttttcACAGATAAACAGAAATGATATGATTATACATTcattatgtaaaaaattatatatatcaataattaacagaataaataaaagttGTGATGTTGAAAAAGTAAATGATTTTAAATATGTCGATACGGGAAAAAATATCAAAACAAATGATAAGAAGAACGCTATGTATAAAACTCAATTTAACATATctataaaagaatatatattgttacTTAAATCAATAGACAAATTATTAgataaaagaataataacACCTTTATGTATTGATGAGAAAAAACTAAATTCCTTTTTTCTTgatattacatataaaataaatgagAATCCATCACaaatatcttttaaatgtaaatataaaaataatgattattatgattatgaaatgtgtttatatttatatcaaatattattattaggTAAATTAAAATCTAGAAActatcttctttttttaagttGTTTATATAACGTCTTGACTTTATCaattcattttaatataaaagatgtGGTCTTATGCTTGAAAACATTACATCATTGTACACATTTTATAACAAAAGATAgatatttaatttttgaaaataccttaaattatttttcacATTTGATATTATCTAATGATGTTATTCTTTtggaaagaaaaaatatcctaatgaataatataaaaaataattttataaaaattaataaatataatatgaattatgTAGAAGAAAATtgtaatgataatatagatattttaaataatctATATAAgaacataaataaaataattgatgataataattatatgtatataaataaaaataaggCGAATCATTATCTTAATGGTTCTATTATGactaaatataataatgacgAGATAAATACAATGTATTCTAATTTTGATTATACAAAGATAGCTTGTATAGATTgttgtaatatattatattatttaaaaaaattgaattatgtaaataaggatttaataaatataatattaaaaaatgtatacatTAATGTAAGTAGTTTAAAAAAGCAAAAATATATCCTTCGAATGGTTAATGGGTTAagtattataaaaaatatcgACAAAGAATTTAAGGATTTTAattgtattataaaaaaaattatgtttcattttttttttattcaacaagaacataataataataataatatgagtcaaaatataaaattagaagaaagtattaaattattttatttattaagtAAATTGGATATGAGcaagaaatataaaaatgatttgataacaaaatatttattgGTACCTTTGGAGAATATAttagaaaagaaaaaaacgacaattaataatattatattattattgtatgGTATAAAAAGCATGTATCCATATAGATACATAAGTTTGATATCATATGTCTTACATTGTATTGATGATTATCAGACAAgaatacataatattaatagggataatattaatagggataatattaatagggataatattaatagggataatattaatagggataatatgaaaagtGATCATATGAACAGtgataatatgaaaagtgataatatgaaaagtGATCATATGAACAGtgataatatgaaaagtGATCGTATGAACAGtgataatatgaacagtgataatattaatagtgataatatgaacagtgataatatgaacagtgataatatgaacagtgataatattaatagtgATCATACTAATGAGGATGATGTATTATGCTCCGTGTCCTTTTTAAAATCGTACTTTTCATCTATACCATATTTTATAGATAGTTGGATAGATAATACATGTAGTAAAATAAACCAAGTATATATTCGTATTAGCCAGAAATTGTTTCAAAACTTTtatgaacatatatttttagaaaataaaatgaaaaatgaagatatgATTTGTATGTTAATAGATTATGTAAATTTCTCGTTACCTTATATACCttatatagaaaaatatcTTGATGTAATTCATTACATTATAGATATGCACAAGGTGGTGataaataaagatgaatttataacttttttgttaaactggaaaatatatatatatgggattaataataatgattatgGTGATAATGAAGAAACACAGAAATTGGTATATAAGATTGACGAATGTTTAAATATGTTATGTAAGAATGATAATagttataattataatgattttatatcattaaataaatCTTTAGAGAAGGgtaacaaaaaaaatgatgctcacaataatgatgatgaaaatatttccttaaataaaaaatcaGTATATGATTTTagttttaataaaaagaaaataatttttctagATACAGATGaagataatgaaaaagatattatatgtaaagaatataattatattgatataaataaattatatgaaaataatttcaacaggaaaataattaataatataaatcaaaataaaaaattacaatTTTGTATACAAAAAGAAGacaatgaaaaaaataaaatatttaaaaatattattaataataataataataaaaataaaaacattttaaatgaatttgaaataattttaaataaatattcatattgtcaaaataatcaaaatgataaaattgaaattttaaaaaatgtaaaacTTTATTCctttcatataaaatttatggataaaaaaaaaaaaattatatttgaatttttaGATGAAGATGCTTATTTTAAGGAACCTGATAATTCATCTATAGATTTATTACCATCAGTTAATTTAAGATTaacattattaaaaaaattaaactTTAAAATAATCACCATACCATTTTATGAATGGAATAAATGTTATGGACGATTAGAAAAAGTTAAATCCATTTATcagaaattattaaatgttACAAATCCACAAAATACAGAAGAGGAATatcaaaattttaaaagtgacgatatattttcttctataGGACGTTATGAAATAActaaaaagaaataa
- a CDS encoding DNA helicase, putative yields MKSKYFSKGKKASKKNNNNNNNNNNNYNTLEYNNPVSTSLYISTILNKHEKLINKKNKNKIKLYHRNYYNDGEGTPFKREVQIKVLDDIIERDNNKEKKNEIINIESYSNDQLKDDNINNKLIVDIDVGNTYVDGKHFNDISFEHIRRNNHIFHNKNENCVREEKQNVSYDNKDDLRITKKKFHLLKEEDLNLKYEQIISVNKKFDNIIKKLKLSDKELVKYIICKKCTNFTILKKGKYGTFFVCKSCNKNVSKKYIDNYIFNEQENTFYKHKNKISFEIEEKNSYRIHAFGNIQYAHETNHIINEIIKEIISDIIIIKKNKFKYKNIIKYISKINMPYPMNTCNYYPYGFSYKRKNKKYIQPNKDNNEQHKTYQTIEAYKIYKGQEIHKVHDTNNKYYKKTQSRMIYYRFNFSFCRNNISFMFRKHNYVVHNKRYDLLFLYNKKFIHFIESIKNRKRIYKNVLNKYLSAYLKNDFFNEINYLPLTWKPRKDYIEAGIFPFNLSKNNRKIESFGRLSVNNNNYLCGCVFPLCTYQLIVRYFIYKLFHTCFIYQIPNFVFYFFRYYYPINNNINKHKMYNYFFKNKFINIFTNIYHSKYKQILDTIKEEKKTISILLSSSNKLEQKEKEKKKKYIKNLYLFDQLSNNTYIFSKHKIEKKIINHYYHKKIQKIKRQMNREIKNICLNEIKKKLPIRIQKVILTYQLEAIYFFFKKRGRILIADEMGLGKTLQAISIFYFYHLYPVLIITPASLKINWFSEIEKYLPAFDPQTVLIINSSNDMPKCASSYKIIIVSFNIYKKLYNLLKEIQFHLIIVDESHFIRTVHYGNQSQLTRLLKKKIRKTKHVIFLSGTPSINRPINIFHQIKYLINNKNIFPKNKIIFGEDYCKKYFYRGEKIYEENLRSWEFHYFLNKIVMIRRTINQVFQNNFPSLKRFFVYLKNDICDNIKNSTLTKSPIYENCSINNSEDNHHIQSVNVKCEYKMDEMYKMNDLDKNNNNISNMSNFSNILDDQNEYTTPLVEIPQYYNIISPNKKSEQSKLNNSTIYKQEMKHKNREILNQYFHIDIKSKKEEEGVSKIVNALQFIEKNFPNKKKIIFCYHIMVAKCAEEELLKIIKQKKGKENISIDYVSLNGCVPEKEKIEKILYFQNNINCYYGIFTICSVSHGLDFSFCNLCFFIEFPVNFFHLQQCESRLFRKNQKHNTYVFYFLLQKGLGSDHKTWNRFILCSNSTRSIIDGTNFINKDLIYENISNDILHLINNNENVIHENIKEEKCHKEDKNVNYQKCPYTNIHTISKTNLTIKENIYKNQQINESKKMSNLKEEIFNQSGDHLYTSIKNKSSFMINKSNNSIPTINHKKYNNNYNNNVYIKKEHILFQINTFTNRIHVYYKNKKTNFSIQELDTITINKNNQETKNIFILKMCAKNFLCNYNKLNTNEKKLIEHKKCDINISLLNYWKHIDNNKSNNKQNKLIFQRYIKNVPLKDKTYVKAYIENSFKGKFEMFYYQEWNSKENFFKCLHCKNKIPLSKNIIHEENHIFQYLHQINAQQDIIKRFHKEINNLKLKQYNNIQKIIICNENNLFCEGNCRKLYFLKKSSCSLRRLIYERDKGICNMCQLDCTNLIKQIKNNKYFEINQQIDYFIKIYPLFIENVDHLKKIIQKPKEGYIWHVDHILPVFKGGGEASFDNLQTLCTFCHKKKTKNDVKDKKKKKHNIIK; encoded by the exons atgaaaagtAAATATTTTTCGAAAGGCAAAAAAGCaagtaaaaaaaacaataacaataataataataataataataattacaaCACTTTAGAATACAACAACCCTGTGTCGACCAGCCTATATATTTCCACAATATTAAACAAAcatgaaaaattaattaataaaaaaaacaaaaataaaattaaacTCTACCATcgtaattattataatgatggTGAAGGGACGCCGTTTAAGAGAGAAGTACAAATAAAAGTATTAGATGATATTATCGAAAgagataataataaagagaaaaaaaatgaaattattaatatagaAAGTTATAGTAATGATCAACTtaaagatgataatataaataataaactTATTGTAGATATAGATGTCGGTAATACTTATGTTGATGGGAAACATTTCAATGATATATCTTTTGAACATATTAGACGTAATAAccatatttttcataataaaaatgaaaattgtgtaagagaagaaaaacaaaatgtCTCATATGATAACAAAGATGATTTAAgaataacaaaaaaaaagttcCATTTgttaaaagaagaagacTTAAACTTGaaatatgaacaaattatatctgtaaataaaaagtttgataatataattaaaaaattaaaattaagCGATAAAGAATtagtaaaatatataatatgtaaaaagTGTACAAATTTTActatattaaaaaaaggaaaatatggtaccttttttgtttgtaaatcttgtaataaaaatgtctctaaaaaatatatagataattatatatttaatgaaCAAGAAAACactttttataaacataaaaataaaatatcttttgaaatagaagaaaaaaattcttaTCGTATACACGCTTTTGGTAATATTCAATATGCACATGAAACgaatcatattattaacgaaataataaaagaaatcATATcagatattattatcatcaaaaaaaataaatttaaatataaaaacattatcaaatatatatctaagATAAATATGCCTTACCCAATGAATACATGCAACTATTATCCATATGGATTTTCctataaaagaaaaaacaaaaaatatattcaacCAAATAAGGATAATAATGAACAACATAAAACATATCAAACAATTGAagcatataaaatatataaaggaCAAGAAATACATAAGGTACATGATACaaataacaaatattaCAAGAAAACACAATCACGTATGATATATTACCgatttaatttttctttctgtagaaataatatttcttttatgtTTAGGAAACATAATTATGTGgtacataataaaagatatgaccttctttttctatataataaaaaatttattcatttcaTAGAATCAATAAAAAATCGTAAACGTATTTATAAAAACGTCCTAAATAAATATCTTTCAgcatatttaaaaaatgatttttttaACGAAATAAACTATTTACCATTAACATGGAAACCTAGAAAAGATTATATCGAGGCTGGAATATTTCCATTCAATTTgtcaaaaaataatagaaaaataGAATCTTTTGGTCGATTATctgtaaataataataattatttatgtgGTTGTGTCTTTCCTTTATGTACTTATCAATTAATAGTAcgttattttatatataaattatttcacacatgttttatttatcaaatacccaattttgtattttatttcttcagatattattatccaatcaataataatattaacaaaCATAAAATGTACAACtacttttttaaaaataaatttataaacatatttacaaatatatatcattcTAAATATAAGCAAATATTGGATACAATCAaagaggaaaaaaaaactatatccattttattatcatcatcaaATAAGCTTgaacaaaaagaaaaagaaaaaaaaaaaaagtacataaaaaatttgtATCTTTTTGACCAACTGTCTAATAATACTTACATTTTTAGTAAACacaaaatagaaaaaaaaattataaatcattattatcataagaaaatacaaaaaattaaaagacAAATGAATCGAGaaatcaaaaatatatgcttaaatgaaataaaaaaaaaattaccTATACGAATACAAAAAGTTATTTTAACATATCAATTAGAAGctatatatttcttttttaaaaaaagaggAAGAATATTAATAGCTGACGAAATGGGTTTAGGAAAAACACTACAAGCaatttctattttttacttttatcatttatatccTGTTTTAATAATTACACCAGCatctttaaaaataaactGGTTCTCAGAgattgaaaaatatttaccAGCTTTTGATCCCCAAACTGTGTTGATAATAAACAGTTCAAATGACATGCCTAAATGTGCTTCTTCTTAcaa AATCATTATTGTGTCCTTCAATATCTACAAAAAGCTATATAATTTACTAAAAGAAATTCAATTTCATCTAATCATCGTCGATGAAAGTCATTTCATACGGACAGTACATTATGGGAATCAAAGTCAATTAACAAGAttactaaaaaaaaaaatcagGAAAACAAAACATGTTATCTTCTTAAGTGGTACCCCATCAATAAATAGAccaataaatatttttcatcaaataaaatatttaattaataataaaaacatttttccaaaaaataaaattatatttggTGAAGAttattgtaaaaaatatttctacCGAGgggaaaaaatatatgaagaaaatttaAGATCATGGGAATTTCATTATTTcttaaataaaattgttaTGATCAGAAGAACAATTAATCAAGTTTTCCAAAATAATTTCCCAAGTTTAAAAAGGTTCTTTGTTTATCTcaaaaatgatatatgtgataatattaaaaattcGACATTAACAAAAAGTCCAATCTATGAAAATTGTTCTATTAATAATTCAGAGGATAACCACCATATTCAAAGTGTTAATGTAAAATGTGAATATAAAATGGATGAGATGTACAAAATGAACGACTtggataaaaataataataatatatcaaatatgagcaatttttctaatatattaGATGATCAAAATGAATATACTACACCTTTAGTAGAGATACCacaatattataacatCATCAGTCCAAACAAAAAATCTGAACAAtcaaaattaaataattcaaccatatataaacaagaaatgaaacataaaaatagaGAAATACTCAATCAGTATTTCCatatagatataaaatctaaaaaagaagaagaaggTGTTTCTAAAATTGTTAATGCCTTACAATTTATTGAAAAGAATTTTccaaacaaaaaaaaaatcattttttGTTATCATATAATGGTTGCTAAATGTGCAGAagaagaattattaaaaataataaaacaaaaaaaaggaaaagaaaatataagtaTAGATTATGTATCATTAAATGGATGTGTTCCAGAAAAAGAGAAAATcgaaaaaatattatattttcaaaataacataaattGTTATTATGGTATATTTACTATATGTTCCGTTAGTCATGGTTTAGATTTCAGTTTTTGtaatttatgtttttttattgaatTTCCAGTTAACTTTTTTCATTTACAACAATGTGAAAGTAGGCTATTTagaaaaaatcaaaaacataatacatatgtcttttattttttattacaaaaaGGATTGGGAAGTGATCACAAAACTTGGAACagatttattttatgttcTAATAGCACGAGGTCTATAATTGATGGTAccaattttataaataaggATTTAATTTATGAGAATATATCAAATGATATCCTTCACctaattaataataatgaaaatgtaattcacgaaaatataaaagaagaaaaatgtCATAAGGAGGACaaaaatgtaaattatCAAAAGTGTCCTTATACAAATATTCATACCATTTCTAAAACAAACTTAACTATTAAGGaaaacatttataaaaatcaaCAAATCAATGAATCCAAAAAAATGTCTAACTTAAAGGAAGAAATTTTTAACCAAAGTGGTGATCATCTATATACttcaataaaaaataaatcatcTTTCATGATCAATAAGAGCAATAATTCAATTCCAACTataaatcataaaaaatataacaataattataataataatgtatatattaaaaaggaacatattttatttcaaatTAATACATTCACAAATAGAATACACGTTTACTATAAAAACAAGAAAACCAATTTCTCCATTCAAGAATTAGATACTATAACaataaacaaaaacaatcaagaaacaaaaaatatatttatactaAAAATGTGTGCAAAGAATTTCCtatgtaattataataaattaaatacaaatgaaaaaaaattaattgaacacaaaaaatgtgatattaatatatcattacTAAACTATTGGAAAcatatagataataataaaagtaataacaaacaaaacaaattaatctttcaaagatatataaaaaatgttccATTAAAAGACAAAACATATGTTAAGGcttatatagaaaatagTTTTAAAGGGAAATTCgaaatgttttattatcaaGAATGGAATTCAAAAGAAAACTTTTTCAAATGTCTTcattgtaaaaataaaataccattatcaaaaaatattatacacgaagaaaatcatatttttcaataCCTTCATCAAATAAATGCTCAACaagatattataaaacGATTTCATAAAGAAATCAATAATctaaaattaaaacaatataataatattcaaaaaattattatttgtaatgaaaataatttgttttGTGAAGGAAACTGTCGTAAActttatttcttaaaaaaaagttcTTGTAGTTTAAGAAGATTAATATACGAAAGAGATAAAGGCATCTGTAATATGTGTCAACTTGATTGTACCAATTTAATCAAACAaatcaaaaataataaatactTTGAAATTAATCAACAAATagattattttattaaaatctATCCACTATTTATTGAAAATGTTGATCatctaaaaaaaataattcaaaaaCCGAAGGAAGGATACATATGGCACGTAGACCATATACTACCAGTTTTCAAAGGTGGAGGCGAAGCCTCCTTTGATAATTTACAGACACTCTGTACATTTTgtcataaaaaaaaaacgaaaaatgatgtaaaagataaaaaaaaaaaaaaacataatataataaaataa
- a CDS encoding hypothetical protein (conserved Plasmodium protein, unknown function), whose protein sequence is MDKLRNILFVKNGKFSDAQIKFLAFTSLSMLVLMVTGDGIETPMGYIKNFKKELKKNEEKKKENIEDKLIRELGITTYQEWKKAGILPSDDKENL, encoded by the exons ATGGATAAGCTAAgaaatattctttttgttaaaaatggaaaatTTTCA GATGCACAAATAAAATTTCTAGCATTCACGTCATTAAGTATGTTGGTATTAATGGTTACTGGTGATGGTATAGAAACTCCAATGGGATATATCAAAAATTTCAAAAAGGAATTGAAGAAAAAcgaagagaaaaaaaaagaaaatatagaaGATAAATTAATAAGAGAACTGGGAATTACCAC GTATCAAGAATGGAAAAAGGCAGGAATCCTACCATCAgatgataaagaaaatttataa